Proteins encoded within one genomic window of Pirellulales bacterium:
- a CDS encoding tetratricopeptide repeat protein, translated as MFQILFFQPGNAARIRKPYFDASYALLVLLCLVITSGCNWVAQNNNLNGVASYRRGDLQAADQAFRQALQNDPNNAEAYYNLGSLYHHIAKTSQRPVDWQQAESFYQQALAKNPQLSDAYNGLSTLLTEERRGPEAVALLENWARQNPQSAEPLVALSQLSAKLEDPARAQQYLYDAIRLEPTNAQALAALGKMREDAGQIEQALANYQRALQQDFNQPAVQERLAALQRQYLPPPATSPTPQPMGTGQAVPPTGTLPYNPASQPNPATVPNLGPNSGRLATQPSYPSPGAFGIQ; from the coding sequence ATGTTCCAGATATTATTTTTTCAGCCAGGGAACGCCGCGCGAATTCGTAAACCGTATTTTGACGCAAGCTATGCTCTCCTGGTACTCCTGTGCCTGGTGATCACCAGCGGCTGCAACTGGGTGGCCCAAAATAATAACCTGAACGGCGTGGCCAGCTACCGGCGGGGAGATTTGCAGGCCGCCGACCAGGCATTTCGCCAGGCGTTGCAAAATGATCCCAACAACGCCGAAGCCTACTATAATTTGGGTTCGCTGTACCACCACATTGCCAAAACCTCGCAGCGGCCCGTCGATTGGCAGCAAGCGGAAAGTTTTTACCAGCAGGCCCTGGCCAAAAATCCACAGTTGTCCGATGCTTACAACGGTTTGAGCACGCTCTTGACGGAGGAACGCCGCGGGCCAGAAGCGGTGGCCCTACTGGAAAATTGGGCCCGCCAAAATCCCCAGTCCGCCGAACCGCTGGTGGCGCTGTCGCAACTGAGCGCCAAGCTAGAGGATCCCGCCCGAGCGCAGCAGTATTTGTATGACGCGATTCGCCTGGAACCAACCAACGCCCAGGCGTTGGCCGCGCTGGGGAAGATGCGTGAGGATGCGGGACAGATTGAGCAGGCCCTGGCCAACTATCAACGGGCCTTGCAGCAGGATTTTAACCAACCCGCGGTGCAGGAACGCCTGGCGGCGCTGCAGCGGCAATATTTGCCCCCTCCCGCGACATCTCCTACGCCACAACCCATGGGCACGGGTCAGGCGGTTCCGCCCACGGGGACTCTCCCTTATAATCCAGCCAGCCAGCCCAATCCCGCCACCGTGCCCAATCTTGGCCCGAATAGCGGTCGCTTGGCCACCCAGCCCAGCTACCCCAGTCCGGGAGCATTTGGGATCCAGTAG
- the typA gene encoding translational GTPase TypA: MQRNDIRNLAIIAHVDHGKTSLVDCFLKQSGEFRASQLQGEQILDSNDLERERGITILAKNIAFHYKGVKINLIDTPGHADFGGEVERVLRMADGALVLVDAAEGPMPQTRFVLSKALECGLKPIVVINKIDRSDARPEEVLDEVYELFFELGAEHALDDFPYIYSTSRLGYATTDYKVPGTNMEPLLDLMLANVPGPDVEPDAPLQLLVTTLDWSDFVGRIGVGRVQAGTLKKGQQVALLQAERRVNARITGLYLFDKLGKVEVEEATAGDIAAIVGLEKIEIGDTVADFANPVALPRLTVDEPTLQMVFAINSSPFAGRSGKYVTTRNLRDRLYKELEKNVALRVEPQEGTDAFLVSGRGLLHLSVLIETMRREGYELSVGKPRVILHDVAGEKHEPYESLVVEVPTDRMGPVMEMVGARRGKTIEIHSRGEYSHLLFSIPARGLIGLRTRLLNATQGTAIIHHRFEKYLPLEGEIAGRNNGVLVSMCGGKAVAFGLDGLQERAELFIGPGEEVYEGMIVGENSREGDMTVNPTKEKKLTNMRASGSDRNIILKPPREMSLEIALEYIEDDELVEVTPDKIRLRKILLQEHERRKEDRRKEALIGS, encoded by the coding sequence ATGCAACGTAACGATATTCGCAATTTGGCCATCATCGCCCACGTCGATCATGGCAAGACGTCGCTGGTGGACTGTTTTCTGAAGCAGAGCGGGGAGTTTCGCGCTAGCCAACTCCAGGGGGAACAGATTTTGGACTCCAATGATTTGGAGCGGGAGCGGGGGATCACGATTTTGGCCAAGAACATCGCCTTTCATTACAAAGGGGTCAAAATCAACCTGATTGACACTCCAGGGCACGCCGACTTTGGCGGCGAGGTGGAACGGGTGCTGCGGATGGCGGACGGGGCGTTGGTATTGGTCGACGCCGCCGAGGGGCCGATGCCGCAGACGCGATTTGTGCTTAGCAAGGCGCTGGAATGCGGGCTCAAGCCGATTGTGGTGATCAATAAAATCGACCGTTCCGACGCTCGCCCCGAGGAAGTCCTGGACGAAGTCTACGAGCTGTTCTTTGAATTGGGAGCGGAGCACGCGCTCGATGATTTTCCCTACATTTACTCAACCTCGCGCTTGGGCTATGCTACGACCGATTACAAAGTCCCCGGCACCAACATGGAGCCGCTGTTGGATCTGATGCTGGCCAATGTTCCCGGTCCCGATGTCGAGCCAGACGCCCCGCTGCAACTGCTGGTGACCACGCTAGATTGGTCGGACTTTGTGGGGCGGATCGGCGTGGGACGGGTGCAGGCCGGCACACTGAAAAAAGGGCAGCAAGTGGCCCTCTTGCAGGCGGAACGCCGCGTGAACGCCCGGATCACCGGGCTATATCTGTTTGACAAGCTGGGCAAGGTGGAGGTGGAAGAAGCGACGGCGGGGGACATTGCCGCTATCGTGGGTCTGGAAAAAATCGAGATTGGCGACACGGTGGCGGATTTTGCCAATCCCGTGGCGCTCCCCCGGCTAACCGTGGATGAACCGACGCTGCAAATGGTGTTTGCCATCAATAGTTCGCCATTTGCCGGTCGATCGGGCAAGTACGTGACGACGCGGAATTTACGGGACCGATTGTATAAGGAACTGGAAAAAAACGTCGCCCTGCGGGTGGAGCCGCAGGAAGGGACCGACGCATTTTTGGTCTCGGGACGGGGGTTATTGCATCTGAGCGTGCTGATCGAAACCATGCGCCGCGAGGGATACGAATTATCCGTGGGCAAGCCGCGGGTAATTTTGCACGACGTCGCTGGCGAAAAGCACGAGCCGTATGAATCGCTGGTGGTCGAGGTTCCCACCGACCGCATGGGCCCTGTGATGGAAATGGTCGGCGCCCGCCGCGGCAAGACGATTGAAATACACAGCCGGGGCGAATACTCGCATTTGTTGTTCTCCATTCCCGCGCGGGGACTGATCGGCCTGCGGACGCGGTTGCTCAACGCCACGCAAGGGACCGCGATCATTCACCATCGATTTGAAAAGTATCTACCGCTCGAAGGAGAAATCGCCGGCCGTAATAACGGCGTGCTGGTATCCATGTGCGGGGGCAAGGCGGTCGCCTTTGGCCTGGATGGACTGCAAGAGCGGGCGGAGTTGTTTATCGGCCCCGGAGAGGAAGTGTACGAAGGGATGATCGTCGGCGAAAACAGCCGCGAAGGGGACATGACGGTCAACCCGACCAAGGAAAAGAAACTGACCAACATGCGGGCGTCGGGGTCGGACCGCAACATCATCCTCAAGCCGCCGCGCGAAATGTCGCTAGAAATCGCCCTGGAATACATCGAGGATGACGAACTGGTCGAGGTCACGCCGGACAAGATTCGCCTGCGCAAGATTTTGCTGCAGGAACATGAACGCCGCAAGGAAGATCGCCGCAAAGAAGCGCTGATTGGGTCGTGA
- the proB gene encoding glutamate 5-kinase codes for MPDILRQEIAAAAHTLIVKVGTRVLTGPDGLLSQERIATLAEEIHEVLQTGRKLVLVSSGAVGAGMGQLGLRQRPTDLAQLQAVAAVGQTYLVQTYDREFRRHGRHAAQILLIADDLDHRTRYLNIRNTILRLLDLNAVPIVNENDTVSVEELRTTFGDNDRLAAMLTNLIRAPLMVLLSDVQGLYNGDPADPASSVIPVVPKLDDSVWGLVRDKATGLSKGGMASKLNAARIATTAGENVIITSGKQPGALRKILAGESVGTLFLAQGGTIPAWKRWIGFTAQTRGTLILDPGARKAIERDGRSLLAIGIREVRGEFKKGDVVSLRDESQQEFARGLCNYSHEDVQKIRGLRTEQIAMALGYHPYDEVIHRDNLAVTSG; via the coding sequence ATGCCCGACATTCTTCGACAGGAAATCGCCGCCGCCGCCCATACGCTGATTGTCAAGGTCGGCACCCGCGTTCTCACCGGCCCCGACGGCCTGCTAAGCCAGGAGCGGATTGCCACGCTGGCGGAGGAAATCCACGAAGTCCTGCAAACCGGGCGCAAGCTGGTCCTGGTCAGTTCCGGCGCGGTCGGGGCGGGGATGGGCCAACTGGGGTTGCGGCAACGGCCCACTGATCTGGCCCAATTGCAGGCGGTGGCGGCGGTTGGCCAGACGTACCTGGTGCAAACGTATGACCGGGAATTTCGGCGGCATGGGCGGCATGCGGCGCAGATTTTGTTAATTGCCGACGACTTGGACCATCGGACCCGATATTTGAATATCCGCAACACGATTTTGCGGTTGCTCGACCTGAACGCCGTGCCGATAGTGAACGAAAATGACACCGTCAGTGTGGAGGAACTCCGTACAACCTTTGGCGATAACGACCGACTGGCGGCCATGTTGACCAATCTGATCCGCGCGCCGTTGATGGTGCTGCTATCGGATGTGCAGGGGCTATATAACGGCGACCCGGCCGATCCCGCCAGCAGCGTCATTCCCGTGGTGCCAAAGCTGGACGATTCCGTCTGGGGATTGGTACGGGACAAGGCCACCGGCCTGAGCAAGGGGGGCATGGCCAGCAAGCTGAACGCCGCGCGGATCGCCACCACCGCCGGCGAAAATGTGATAATCACTAGCGGCAAACAACCGGGCGCGTTGCGCAAAATTTTAGCGGGCGAATCGGTGGGAACGCTATTTCTGGCTCAAGGGGGGACCATTCCCGCCTGGAAACGGTGGATTGGCTTTACCGCGCAAACACGCGGCACGTTGATCCTGGATCCCGGCGCGCGAAAGGCGATCGAGCGTGATGGGCGGAGCCTACTGGCGATTGGCATCCGCGAAGTGCGGGGAGAATTTAAAAAGGGGGATGTGGTATCCCTGCGGGATGAATCCCAGCAAGAATTTGCCCGGGGATTATGCAATTATTCGCACGAGGATGTGCAAAAAATCCGCGGCCTGCGGACGGAACAAATCGCAATGGCCCTGGGGTATCATCCCTATGATGAAGTCATTCACCGGGATAACCTGGCGGTGACGAGCGGGTAG